From a single Lolium rigidum isolate FL_2022 chromosome 7, APGP_CSIRO_Lrig_0.1, whole genome shotgun sequence genomic region:
- the LOC124673527 gene encoding acyl-CoA--sterol O-acyltransferase 1-like — protein sequence MFAGGGAARRVLGVLLLGSDFRYSCVLRESGLPMKGLASFDPGRESKELSAKVEADGSWIFAWPQEFSLVVLFTSFGASSVGSEDWKQLLRAVTAAALYAWPSSSLLRPGLPRLIALLPLFPLLVAAPLAFPSSAIVRGLAAFFLAWLGTFKLALLAVGRGPLDPALPVLPFLFTALLPVKLAPASSNKAKPVSLVSCAVKVAVVAAVVRLYQLNHRLHLYARLALYGVHTYCFLDLLLPCIAAAAAALGMEAEPQFDRPYLASSLRDFWGRRWNLMVSAILRPSVYDPVRALAGVPAAVLATFAVSALMHEAMVYYLSLQWRSDGMMAAFFLLHGVCCVLEGWCARRWAARGWPAPPRPVATVLVGLFVTATSFWLFFPALCKDGVEEKLLQEWAAVAAFFQDAGGKIPWYGQLN from the exons ATGTTcgcgggtggcggcgcggcgaggagaGTGCTTGGAGTCCTTCTCCTCGGCAGTGACTTCCGATATTCATGCGTGCTCAGGGAGAGCGGTCTACCTATGAAAGGTCTGGCGTCTTTCGATCCGGGTCGTGAAAGCAAGGAGCTTTCTGCAAAGGTAGAAGCGGATGGTTCTTGGATTTTTGCGTGGCCTCAGGAGTTCTCCTTGGTGGTCCTCTTCACCAGCTTCGGTGCCTCTTCAGTCGGATCGGAAG ACTG GAAACAATTACTGCGCGCGGTCACGGCCGCCGCGCTATACGCgtggccgtcgtcgtcgctccTCCGCCCTGGACTCCCGCGCCTCATCgccctcctcccgctgttcccgCTCCTCGTCGCCGCGCCCCTGGCCTTCCCCTCCTCCGCCATCGTCCGGGGCCTCGCCGCCTTCTTCCTGGCCTGGCTAGGCACCTTCAAGCTCGCCCTCCTCGCCGTCGGCCGCGGCCCGCTCGACCCCGCCCTTCCCGTGCTGCCGTTCCTCTTCACCGCCTTGCTCCCCGTCAAGCTCGCCCCAGCATCATCCAACAAGGCCAAGCCGGTGTCCCTCGTTTCTTGCGCGGTGAAGGTGGCCGTCGTAGCCGCCGTGGTCCGGCTGTACCAGCTCAACCACCGCCTGCACCTCTACGCGCGCCTAGCCCTGTACGGCGTCCACACCTACTGCTTCCTGGACCTCCTCCTCCCCTGcatcgcggccgccgccgccgcgctcggcATGGAGGCGGAGCCGCAGTTCGACCGGCCGTACCTGGCGTCCTCGCTGCGGGACTTCTGGGGCCGCCGGTGGAACCTCATGGTTTCTGCCATCCTCCGGCCGTCCGTCTACGACCCCGTCCGCGCGCTCGCCGGGGTCCCCGCCGCCGTCCTGGCCACCTTCGCCGTATCCGCGCTCATGCACGAGGCCATGGTGTACTACCTCAGCCTGCAGTGGCGGTCCGACGGCATGATGGCTGCCTTCTTCCTGCTCCACGGCGTTTGCTGCGTTCTCGAGGGGTGGTGCgcgcggcggtgggcggcgcgtgggtggccggcgccgccgcggcccGTGGCGACGGTGCTGGTAGGGCTCTTCGTCACGGCCACGTCGTTCTGGCTCTTCTTCCCGGCGCTTTGCAAGGACGGAGTTGAGGAGAAGCTGCTGCAGGAGTGGGCTGCGGTGGCCGCCTTCTTCCAGGACGCCGGCGGGAAGATACCATGGTACGGTCAACTTAATTAG